The following is a genomic window from Nitrososphaerota archaeon.
ACTAGAGAAGCCCTTCTAAAGCAGATTAGTGAAGACAGCCAAGCTGGCATCGAAGTCTATGTTATAGATTCAGACATGGTAGGGGACGCGGAAGCAATCCAAGATTTCGGGATTTGGGACGAAAAAGTACTCTGCCATGTTCAGCCAACGGGCCGAAGAAGCAAGGAGGTCAAAGCGACATACTCCGCAATTCAAGAAGACTTGGACAAAGCTAACAGATGGTGGGAAGTCTTGGTCAGAGCCAGAGTTGCCCCAATGCAAGCGTTAGATTCATTCGTTGATTCCAACTTGAAAGGTTCGGGCTCTTTCTTATCGAAGGACGCAGCCATTGAACTTCGAGATACGGCGAAGAAAACGGAAGAACTATCGAAGGGTTGCCGAAGCACTTTCCTGAGTGGCGGGAAAAGCGAGAGTTGCTCATGGTATCACGGTGCCTGGCAATACCTAAGACTCTTGGACATGGTATCGACACCAGACTGGCACGCCGAGTTCTATCACAATGCATTAACAACTGTCATGCAAACGAAGCCAGGTGCAAGTATACTGATTTCTGGACTTGCAGATTATGCTATGCTTGGACACGTTAGACAGGCGGTGCGATATGTGAATGCCAACCCGAGCATAGTGGTCACAGACATCTGTTCTACCCCGCTACGAATGTCCGAATGGTACGCAAACAAGTACGGCTTCACCATTCAGACAGTGGAAGGTCACATAGTCAATACACCTGCACTCAAGAACTCCTCATTCGATGTAATTGTTACAGACGCGTTTGTGACGCGGTTCCGGCAAGACGAAACTGAAGATGTAATCAAACGCTGGAAGAACCTACTCGTTCACCATGGCAAGGTAATCACTACAATAAGGATATCAGATGAGAGCCGTTCGTTTACTGCAACACAAGAACAACAGTCCGAATTCGTCGACAGAGCCTGGTCCAGAGCGGTGGACCGCGGTGGGTTGGTTCTCGAGGCAATTGGCTATGAAAGGCTCAAAGAAATTGCCAGAAGCTACGCGGCGAGAATAGGGAGTTATCCGTTCAAATCGGATGAGGCTCGGAGTCTCTTCCTGAAAGAGGGATTTACGCTAAAGTTTGACGAGAGAACGACCCCAGGCGAGTTTGAACCAACAAAATACCTAGAGATTATTGCAGAGAAGTCCTGATTTTGTAACGAAGAGGACTTCATTGCCTCCGCAGGCTCGAATCTTCGCTCCATAGACACATTCCCCTTGTAGCCTGACCCAACTGCCTGTTATTTCTTTCAGGTAATTTTTTGCAGCAGTCAGTCCTGACACATGTGCTGAAATTTTTCAGAAAATTCTGCAGCAGTTGGCTGGACCTCTCACCACAGGCACACAAACACACAGCAACGCCCCTGACGCGTTCAGCCTACAAAGAGAGAGAGGAAACAAAGGTGCGGTCGCCGGGATTTGAACCCGGGTTACCAGCTTGGAGGGCTGATGTCCTGGACCAGACTGTCCCCTCGGAGAGGACTGGACGACGACCGCACGAGCGACCGAGCGTCCCAGACTGTTTTTAATCCTTGAACCCTTCCACGGCCTTCTCGATCTCGTAGAGCACTCTCGCTGCGACGACGTGGGCCTCCAGCGGCTTCGGGTGCACCCTGACCACCTCGTCCAGCGCGGCCGCCGTCTCCTTCGAAAAGTGCCCGCGGGGGAACCCTCCGACCACCACGACCGGGTCGTCCGACGCGGCCGCCTCCTCCGCGAACCCCCTGGGGGTCGACCTCCGCCCGAGCACGGACAGCCCGAACACCCTGCCGCCCCCGACCCTCCTCACAAGCTCCTTCACCCCCCAGTCATGGACCCGGAGCAGCCCCCCCTCAGAGCCCCCCGTCAGGGCTTCCTCCATCAGGCCCCTGAACCTGATGTAGTTCTTGGGGATCCGTGTCTTCTCGGCCACCTCGACCACCCTCCCTGGCCATGTGTGGACGTATGCCCTCGCCTTCCCGTCCAGGTATAGTGGGGTCCCGGTGACGCTCAGGAGCGCGACGTGGACCAGGTCAGGCCTCCCTCTCTTCTCGGAGTCAGGGAGCCTCTCCATGGCCGAGTGATGGAAGCTCCTGTCCAGGAGTATCTCCCCTGGCTCCTTCCCCCTCCGCGTGGCGTCGCTCGCGACCGCCGGCCGCCCCCATATCTCCCTGGGGACCAGCTCCAGGGCAGACTCCGCCAGCACGAAGCTGATCAAGCCGGCCCCGAGGGTCCGGGAGCACGGTTAAGACCTTCGCCACACGACAGGGGCTGTGAAGTCCCGGAAGGGGGCCAAGGAGGAGGCCGCCGAAGTCGTCAGGTTCCTGACCGAGTCGGCCGTGGCCCTCTCCCACACCGACCCGGCGATGGCCAGAGAGCAGGCGGCCCTCGCCAGGAAGGTGAAACTGAGGTTCAACGTCCGGCTCGACCCCTCCCTCAGGAGGTTCACCTGCCACGGGTGCAAGGAGCTCCTCGTCCCCGGCGTCAACGCCAGGGTCCGACTGGGTCACGGCAAGCAGGCCGTCATCAGGGTGACGTGCGCCGATTGCGGCCACGTAAACCGAAAAATCGTCGGAACGCCTTAAATACAGTTGGAAAGGGCTCGGAAATCCGCTTCGTGAAACGAAATGGTGAACGCCCACGACGTCCCGTCAGGCAAGCTGATATCCGCCTTGGCCGAGCAGATGAAATCGGTCTCCGCTGTCCAGGAGCCCGACTGGGCGAAGTACGTCAAGACAGGCTCCCACGCTGAAAGGCCCCCTACGAACTCCGACTGGTGGTTCACCCGCGCTGCTTCGCTGCTTCGGAAGCTCTACCTCCACGGCCCGGTGGGCCTGGGGGACCTCGAAAGGGCCTACGGCGGCACGAAGGCGCTGCACTATTATCCGAAGCACCATAGAGACGCGGGCGGCTCCTCCATCCGGAAGATCCTGAAGCAGCTGGAGCAGGCTGAGCTCGTGTCCAAGACCCCCAAGGGGAGGGTCCTGACTTCGAAGGGGCGGGCGATGCTGGACAAGACGAGCAGGGAGGTCTTCACGACGCTCGCCGCCGAAGACAAGGCGCTCGCGAGGTACGCGTAGCCATGTCCGAGCAGCCCCAGAAGCAGCCCGACAAGGAGGCTTCCGAGAGGAAGATGATGAGGGAAGGAGCCCTCAGGATGGCGCTCACTTCTGACGCGAGGCAGCGGCTCGCGAACGTCAGGATGGTCCGCCCAGACCTAGCTTCCTCCATAGAGGAATATGTCATCCAGCTCGCATCGTCCGGAAAGCTCGCGAAGCCGGTGGATGACGAGCAGGTCAAGCAGATGCTGACGGCGCTGCAGGGCAAGAAGCGCGAGATCAGCATCAGGAGAATATGAAATGGCCCGAGTGAAGGACGCTTCGAAGAAGAACAGGCTGACCAAGGCCACCAGGCAGGCGCGTTCCGTCCCAACCTGGGTCATAGTGAAGACCAACCGCAAAGTCCGGTCCAACCCGCAGCGGAGGCACTGGCGCCAGCGGAAACTGAAACTCAGGTGATAACAGTTGTCTGAAGATAAGAAAGGAGAGTTGACCAGGACCTACGTCGTCCCGCTCGGCGTGGTCTATGAGGCCCCGCCCTACCGGAGGGCGAAGAAGGCGGTGGCGGTCATAAGGGAGTTCGCGACCCGCCACATGAAGGCCGAGCAGGTCAGCATCGACACCGAAGTCAACGAAGTGATCTGGGCGAGGGGGATCGAGCACCCCCCGAGGCGCATCACCCTCGAAATGGAGCGGGATGAGGACGGCGTCGTCAAGGTCAGCCTCCCCCCAGCGCCAGAAAAAGTGTGACCCGATGGGTCTCCACCTGCTGGACATCTACCGCAGCCCCAACATAGGGATCTTCATGCGGGCCAACGACAGGTTCCTCCTCTTACCCAAGGGGCTCGCCCAGACGAAGTCTGACAAGCTCTGCGAAGCGCTTCAGGTGACCGCCGTCCCGACTTCGATCGGCGAGTCGAGGCTCCTGGGGGCGCTCGCGTCCATGAACGGCAACGGAGTGCTTGTCTCCAGGCTGGCTGAGGACGCCGAGATCGCTGAGATCAGGAGCGCCACCGGGCTGAACGTCTCAAGGCTAGAATCCAAGCTGACGGCCGCGGGGAACCTCGTGGTAGCCAATGACAGGCGGGCCATCGCCTCCCCTGCCCTCGAAGCCAGGGCGCTCGCCCAGGTGAAAGACGTCCTGGGGACCGAGGTGGAGAGGGTCCCCATAGGGGAGTACCACCAGGTGGGGTCCCTAGCGGTAGCCACCAACAGCGGCGCTGCCGTCTATCCGGGGCTCGACGAAGCAGAGGCGGCCCGGTTCGGGGAGCTGCTGGGGGTCGACGCGTATCCGACGTCCGTGAACGGCGGGGTCCCTTACATAGCCTCGGGGCTGGTTGCCAACTCGAGGAACGCGGTGGCCGGGAGCCTGACGACCGGACCGGAGCTTGTGTTTATAACGCGGGCGCTGAGCGTTTGAAAATCCTGAAATGAGCCAGCAGCCTTCGGCCGAAGAGGCGGTCAACGAAATACTCGTTGAGATCAGGGTCCTCGAAGGGACCTACAACGAGCTCACAGCGAGACAGAACCTCCTCGAGAGGGCGCTCCTGGAGGGCCGGGCAGCCCTCGACGCGATAAAGGGGCTCCAGGAACAGACCTCAGAGGTCCTCACGCAGATAGGGGGAGGGGTGATGCTGAGGACAGAGCCGCCGGCAACCGACAAAGTGCTCGTGCAGGTTGGCGCCAACATAGTGCTCGAAAAGCCCAGGGAAGAAGCGGTGGCCATCTTGGAGGAGAGGAGCCGCGACATCGAGAAGTCCCTCGTGGCCATCGTGAGCCAGAGGAACGAGATCGCTCAGAGGCTGAACGCAGACAGGGAAGCGCTGAACAGCCTGATGGGCCGAAGCCAGTAGGGGTCCCGTTGTTCGACCGGCTGAAGCAGGCTTTCTCGTCCATAACCAGCGCGGTAAAGGAGAAGGAACTCAGCGGCGAAGGCCTCGACAAGGCAGTGTTCGACTTCCAGCTCTCGCTCATCGAGAGCGACGTAGCTCAGGGGGTGGCTGAGGCGCTAACCACGGAGGTCCAGAAAAGCCTCGCCGGGACCAAGGTCGACCGCTCGGTGGACCTCTCCGAGGTGGTCGGGGAGAGGCTCACGTCCGCCCTGAAAGCCGCGTTCGAGAAGGCGGGGACGGTGGACCTGGCGGCGAACGTCAGGGAGAAGTCGAAAAGAGGAGAGCCCTACGTCGTCCTGTTCCTCGGGATAAACGGGACAGGGAAGACCACGTCGGTCGCCAAGCTCGCCAGCTTCCTGAAGAAGAGCGGCCTGTCTGTGGTCTGCGCGGCCGGGGACACCCACAGGCCCGGGGCCATAGAGCAGCTCACCGAGCACGCTGACAGGCTGTCGCTCAAGGTGGTCTCGCAGCGCTACGGCGCGGACCCGGCGGCGGTCGGAAGGGACGGGGTCCTGTACGCCAGAGCCCACCACGTCGACTGCCTCCTCATAGACACCGCCGGGAGGATGCAGACCAACCAGAACCTGATGGAAGAGATGTCGAAGATAGCCAGGGTCGTCAAGCCAGACTTCCGCATCTTCGTCGCCGACGCCCTGACCGGGAACGACGCGGTGTCCCAGGCCGAGCTCTTCAACCAGCACGTCGGGTTCGACGGGGCCATCCTCACAAAGTCTGACGCCGACGTGCGGGGAGGCGCCGCGCTATCGATAGTCTACTCCACCGGGAAGCCGGTCATCTTCCTGGGTGTGGGGCAGGGGTATGACGACCTCGTCCCCTTCGACTCACAGAAGTTCCTCGGCTCGCTGCTGCAGCGCTAGTCCGGCTCTAGGGCGTCCCTCGGGTACGTCTTCTTGGCGTCCCTGGCCACCTTCCCGTCTATCTCGACGGTGGCGAAAGGGCGCTCCCTGCTGGTCGTCGCCAGGACGTTCCCGTCAGGGTCCACCGCCCATCCAACCCCGCCAAACCTCGCCGCCCCCCGCTTCCCCGTCCTGTTCGAGGATATGCAGTAGGCGCCGGAGACCACGGC
Proteins encoded in this region:
- a CDS encoding ribosome biogenesis protein — protein: MISFVLAESALELVPREIWGRPAVASDATRRGKEPGEILLDRSFHHSAMERLPDSEKRGRPDLVHVALLSVTGTPLYLDGKARAYVHTWPGRVVEVAEKTRIPKNYIRFRGLMEEALTGGSEGGLLRVHDWGVKELVRRVGGGRVFGLSVLGRRSTPRGFAEEAAASDDPVVVVGGFPRGHFSKETAAALDEVVRVHPKPLEAHVVAARVLYEIEKAVEGFKD
- a CDS encoding RNase P subunit; this translates as MKSRKGAKEEAAEVVRFLTESAVALSHTDPAMAREQAALARKVKLRFNVRLDPSLRRFTCHGCKELLVPGVNARVRLGHGKQAVIRVTCADCGHVNRKIVGTP
- a CDS encoding 30S ribosomal protein S19e; protein product: MVNAHDVPSGKLISALAEQMKSVSAVQEPDWAKYVKTGSHAERPPTNSDWWFTRAASLLRKLYLHGPVGLGDLERAYGGTKALHYYPKHHRDAGGSSIRKILKQLEQAELVSKTPKGRVLTSKGRAMLDKTSREVFTTLAAEDKALARYA
- a CDS encoding DNA-binding protein, whose translation is MSEQPQKQPDKEASERKMMREGALRMALTSDARQRLANVRMVRPDLASSIEEYVIQLASSGKLAKPVDDEQVKQMLTALQGKKREISIRRI
- a CDS encoding 50S ribosomal protein L39e, whose protein sequence is MARVKDASKKNRLTKATRQARSVPTWVIVKTNRKVRSNPQRRHWRQRKLKLR
- a CDS encoding 60S ribosomal protein L31 — its product is MSEDKKGELTRTYVVPLGVVYEAPPYRRAKKAVAVIREFATRHMKAEQVSIDTEVNEVIWARGIEHPPRRITLEMERDEDGVVKVSLPPAPEKV
- a CDS encoding translation initiation factor IF-6, with amino-acid sequence MGLHLLDIYRSPNIGIFMRANDRFLLLPKGLAQTKSDKLCEALQVTAVPTSIGESRLLGALASMNGNGVLVSRLAEDAEIAEIRSATGLNVSRLESKLTAAGNLVVANDRRAIASPALEARALAQVKDVLGTEVERVPIGEYHQVGSLAVATNSGAAVYPGLDEAEAARFGELLGVDAYPTSVNGGVPYIASGLVANSRNAVAGSLTTGPELVFITRALSV
- the pfdA gene encoding prefoldin subunit alpha — translated: MSQQPSAEEAVNEILVEIRVLEGTYNELTARQNLLERALLEGRAALDAIKGLQEQTSEVLTQIGGGVMLRTEPPATDKVLVQVGANIVLEKPREEAVAILEERSRDIEKSLVAIVSQRNEIAQRLNADREALNSLMGRSQ
- the ftsY gene encoding signal recognition particle-docking protein FtsY — translated: MFDRLKQAFSSITSAVKEKELSGEGLDKAVFDFQLSLIESDVAQGVAEALTTEVQKSLAGTKVDRSVDLSEVVGERLTSALKAAFEKAGTVDLAANVREKSKRGEPYVVLFLGINGTGKTTSVAKLASFLKKSGLSVVCAAGDTHRPGAIEQLTEHADRLSLKVVSQRYGADPAAVGRDGVLYARAHHVDCLLIDTAGRMQTNQNLMEEMSKIARVVKPDFRIFVADALTGNDAVSQAELFNQHVGFDGAILTKSDADVRGGAALSIVYSTGKPVIFLGVGQGYDDLVPFDSQKFLGSLLQR